In Lineus longissimus chromosome 9, tnLinLong1.2, whole genome shotgun sequence, one genomic interval encodes:
- the LOC135493561 gene encoding peptidyl-prolyl cis-trans isomerase D-like, with the protein MSAPIENPRVFFDIEIAGEKRGRVVFELFQDKCPKTAENFLALCTGEKGIGLTTGQPLHYKGCPFHRIIKKFMIQGGDFSNKNGTGGESIYGAKFDDENLTLKHDVPFLLSMANSGENTNGSQFFITTVPTPHLDGKHCVFGKVLKGRGIVRELEHQETGENDKPVKECSIGDCGVVPPGEDISCADVVDDGTGDVYQDYPEDNDLDFKQTDKIVEAVEVIRKSGNTHFKNQDFVKAQNKYDKALRFLQTMEEEADMNEETLQDLKKSSYLPIFLNIAACALKLKNYQDVLFYCEDALKIAPDSTKALLRRAQAYKASQDWDLAQKDLEEALKIEPEAKDIKQMLAKIKAEQQAYKKKEQQKYAKMFSSS; encoded by the exons ATGTCAGCGCCCATTGAGAACCCACGCGTCTTTTTTGACATCGAAATAGCGGGAGAAAAAC GTGGCCGCGTTGTTTTTGAGCTGTTTCAAGACAAATGTCCTAAAACAGCTGAGAACTTCCTTGCACTGTGCACTGGAGAGAAGGGAATAGGTCTTACAACTGGCCAGCCACTGCATTACAAAGGATGTCCCTTTCATCGAA TCATCAAGAAGTTCATGATCCAGGGAGGAGACTTCTCCAACAAGAATGGTACAGGAGGCGAGAGCATTTATGGGGCAAAGTTCGACGATGAAAATTTGACCCTGAAG catgatgtcCCATTTCTGCTGAGCATGGCCAATTCAGGGGAAAACACCAATGGATCCCAGTTCTTCATTACCACCGTGCCCACCCCTCATCTCGATGGGAAACATTGTGTGTTTGGTAAAGTTTTGAAGGGACGAGGCATTGTCCGTGAATTGGAGCATCAAGAGACTGGGGAAAACGACAAACCGGTCAAG GAGTGTTCAATTGGTGACTGTGGCGTTGTTCCGCCAGGGGAAGATATCAGTTGCgctgatgttgttgatgacggTACAGGAGATGTGTATCAGGATTATCCCGAAGACAATGATCTAGACTTTAAGCAG ACTGATAAAATAGTTGAGGCTGTGGAGGTGATCAGGAAATCTGGAAATACACATTTCAAGAATCAGGACTTTGTGAAAGCCCAGAACAAGTATGACAAAGCCCTGAG GTTTCTTCAAACCATGGAGGAAGAAGCAGACATGAACGAAGAGACTTTACAAGACCTTAAAAAGTCATCCTATTTACCAATCTTCCTCAATAT TGCTGCGTGTGCATTGAAGTTGAAGAATTACCAAGATGTGCTGTTTTACTGTGAGGATGCCCTCAAAATTGCACCGGACAGCACCAAAGCACTTTTGAGACGAGCCCAGGCTTACAAAGCATCTCAAGACTGGGATTTGGCTCAG AAAGACCTCGAGGAAGCCCTGAAAATCGAACCAGAAGCCAAAGATATCAAACAAATGCTTGCAAAAATCAAAGCTGAACAGCAAGCATACAAGAAGAAAGAACAACAGAAATATGCTAAGATGTTTTCCTCGTCATGA
- the LOC135493843 gene encoding uncharacterized protein LOC135493843 yields the protein MYTPRWTGSEMWSQLTSPVPSTAASTPRYGPFDEKRRELQELKKRVQTHLGELNVLRSDYMDWFKKKNDSFLNVVKYVQYCLPGLVPENITTFKHFKETFEMCQSLRKSGTFVKDAQLLEEYFAFWERLTKLKEEGDGIVYTGVMFFCGSITSLRHPEIRDYIDKLQERYTAHFNDEFDFTDVHDEKDILFTYKVSTINQRFLGLMQYLPYILQIARKICYFALKLHVEKE from the coding sequence ATGTATACTCCAAGATGGACAGGTTCGGAGATGTGGTCGCAGCTGACCTCCCCAGTACCTAGTACGGCTGCCTCAACCCCACGGTACGGACCATTTGACGAAAAGCGCCGAGAGTTGCAAGAGCTGAAAAAGAGAGTTCAGACACACCTAGGTGAGCTAAATGTGCTGAGATCTGACTACATGGACTGGTTTAAAAAGAAAAACGATTCGTTCTTAAACGTAGTCAAATACGTTCAATACTGTCTACCAGGACTGGTCCCCGAAAATATCACGACCTTCAAACACTTCAAGGAGACTTTCGAGATGTGTCAAAGTCTCAGGAAGTCTGGGACATTCGTAAAAGATGCACAACTTCTGGAGGAATATTTCGCTTTCTGGGAAAGGTTGACAAAGTTGAAGGAGGAGGGGGACGGAATTGTGTACACAGGGGTGATGTTCTTCTGCGGAAGCATCACGAGCCTGCGACATCCAGAAATCCGCGACTACATTGACAAACTGCAAGAAAGATACACTGCACACTTCAATGACGAGTTCGATTTCACCGATGTGCATGACGAAAAGGATATACTGTTTACCTACAAAGTTAGCACAATCAACCAGCGATTTTTGGGACTCATGCAGTATCTACCGTATATTCTGCAAATTGCCAGAAAGATATGTTACTTTGCCCTGAAACTCCACGTGGAGAAGGAATAA